In the Solanum pennellii chromosome 5, SPENNV200 genome, one interval contains:
- the LOC107018621 gene encoding UDP-galactose/UDP-glucose transporter 3-like, with protein MEAHGAGLRRVLVLAFCVAGIWSAYIYQGVLQETVSTKRFGPNNERFEHLAFLNLAQNVVCLVWSFIMIKIWSNGKSGGAPWWSYWSAGITNTIGPAMGIEALKYISYPAQVLAKSSKMIPVMFMGTLVYGIRYTIPEYVCSLLVAGGVSLFALSKTSSKTISKLAHPNAPLGYGLCFLNLTFDGFTNATQDSISARYPKTSAWDIMFGMNLWGTIYNMMFMFGWSTASGYEAVQFCKQHPEAAWDILLYCLCGAVGQNFIFLTISRFGSLTNTTITTTRKFVSIVVSSVLSGNPLSEKQWTSVGMVFSGLSYQIYLKWRKLQRMTKKRKPL; from the exons ATGGAAGCTCACGGTGCTGGTCTCCGCCGTGTCCTTGTCCTCGCCTTCTGTGTCGCCGGAATCTGGTCCGCTTATATTTATCAAGGCGTTCTACAAGAGACTGT GTCAACGAAGCGGTTTGGTCCTAACAATGAGAGGTTTGAACACTTGGCATTCCTAAATCTGGCGCAAAATGTAGTTTGTTTGGTATGGTCATTTATAA TGATTAAGATTTGGTCTAATGGGAAGAGTGGTGGTGCTCCTTGGTGGAGTTATTGGAGTGCTGGTATAACAAATACTATTGGTCCTGCTATGGGGATTGAAGCACTTAAATACATCAGCTATCCTGCACAG GTCTTGGcaaaatcatcaaaaatgaTTCCTG TAATGTTCATGGGAACGCTAGTTTATGGCATAAGATACACAATTCCAGAATATGTATGCTCTCTACTTGTTGCTGGTGGTGTTTCACTATTTGCACTCTCAAAG ACTAGCTCGAAAACCATTAGTAAATTGGCACATCCAAATGCTCCACTTGGGTATGGACTGTGCTTCCTGAACCTCACCTTTGATGGCTTCACCAATGCTACTCAGGATTCAATTTCAGCAAG GTATCCTAAGACATCTGCATGGGATATTATGTTTGGAATGAATTTATGGGGTACCATTTACAATATGATGTTCATGTTTGGCTGGTCAACTGCCAGCGGCTATGAGGCAGTTCAGTTCTGTAAGCAGCATCCAGAGGCAGCATGGGACATTCTTCTTTACTGTCTGTGCGGCGCTGTGGGACAGAACTTCATTTTCCTAACCATTAGTCGATTTGGTTCTCTGACCAACACAACCATTACTACTACACGCAAGTTTGTGAGCATAGTAGTATCTTCTGTATTAAGTGGCAATCCACTGTCAGAAAAGCAATGGACAAGCGTCGGCATGGTGTTCTCCGGATTATCTTACCAGATTTACTTGAAGTGGAGGAAGTTGCAGAGAATGACAAAGAAGAGGAAGCCCCTGTAA